A genomic window from Acinetobacter lwoffii includes:
- a CDS encoding glutathione S-transferase N-terminal domain-containing protein: MSVESAPLQGITLYSHADDFRSHWIRYVLTEKQIKYNLILVDADDEDLASLNPYNQLPMLIENELKLFNTSIISEYVDDRYRQNKLYADAPMPRAEQRQYIWRFENDWLKLADLMLRHPDTLDKKARTQAQKQLQDILISLMPLFQHFPYFMSEQFSILDCMLAPIFIRLKQMGVELPQQQCRPFYLYCQRIFSRPAFVKSMTLQEKNRYSVQLKHP, from the coding sequence ATGTCAGTCGAAAGCGCGCCTCTTCAAGGAATCACTCTCTATAGTCATGCCGATGACTTTCGTTCCCATTGGATTCGCTATGTGCTTACCGAAAAACAGATTAAATATAACCTGATTTTGGTGGATGCCGATGATGAGGATCTGGCCAGTCTCAATCCTTATAATCAATTGCCGATGCTGATCGAAAATGAACTTAAATTATTTAATACTTCGATTATCTCAGAATATGTAGATGATCGTTATCGTCAGAATAAACTGTATGCCGATGCTCCGATGCCCCGGGCAGAGCAACGACAATACATCTGGCGCTTTGAAAATGACTGGCTGAAACTGGCTGATCTCATGTTACGCCATCCTGATACGCTGGATAAGAAAGCCAGAACTCAGGCACAAAAGCAGTTACAGGATATCCTGATTTCACTAATGCCACTATTCCAGCATTTTCCCTATTTTATGTCTGAACAATTTAGTATCCTGGATTGTATGTTGGCACCAATTTTTATCCGTCTGAAACAGATGGGCGTAGAATTACCACAGCAGCAATGCCGTCCGTTTTATTTATATTGCCAACGAATTTTTAGTCGTCCTGCCTTTGTAAAATCCATGACATTGCAGGAAAAGAACCGTTATTCAGTGCAACTCAAACATCCATAG
- a CDS encoding ClpXP protease specificity-enhancing factor translates to MSEQEFNLSPTRPYMARAIYEWVCDNNMTPYLLVDATRPNTMVPEQFIKDGQIVLNIVPHAVHALHMSNDAISFSARFGGVSRDIYVPMAAVLGIYARENGQGLFFDPGEYEHTQNDEDALKSSTEEQTEQPKKKPTLRLLD, encoded by the coding sequence ATGTCCGAACAAGAATTCAACCTTAGCCCTACCCGTCCCTATATGGCACGTGCAATCTATGAGTGGGTTTGCGATAACAATATGACGCCTTACCTGCTGGTGGATGCCACACGCCCAAATACCATGGTTCCTGAGCAGTTTATTAAAGATGGACAGATTGTTCTGAATATTGTGCCACATGCCGTGCATGCGCTGCATATGAGCAATGATGCCATTAGCTTCTCGGCTCGCTTTGGTGGCGTTTCTCGTGATATTTATGTGCCTATGGCAGCAGTACTCGGTATTTATGCACGTGAAAATGGTCAAGGTTTATTCTTTGATCCAGGTGAATATGAGCATACACAAAATGATGAAGATGCTTTAAAATCAAGCACTGAAGAACAAACTGAACAACCAAAGAAAAAACCGACTTTAAGACTATTAGATTAA
- the rplM gene encoding 50S ribosomal protein L13, which produces MKTLSAKPAEVQHDWYVVDASGKTLGRLATEIARRLRGKHKTSYTPHVDTGDYIVVINAEEITVTGKKSQDKKYYRHTGFPGGIRETNFEKLIAHKPEAVLEKAVKGMLPKGPLGYAMIKKMKVYAGTEHPHAAQQPQVLDI; this is translated from the coding sequence ATGAAAACTCTCAGCGCTAAGCCAGCTGAAGTTCAACACGACTGGTACGTTGTTGATGCTTCTGGCAAAACTTTAGGTCGCCTTGCGACTGAAATCGCTCGTCGTTTACGCGGTAAGCATAAAACTTCTTATACTCCTCACGTTGACACTGGCGACTACATCGTTGTTATCAATGCTGAAGAAATCACTGTGACTGGTAAAAAGTCACAAGATAAGAAATACTATCGCCACACTGGTTTCCCTGGTGGTATCCGTGAGACTAACTTTGAAAAGTTAATCGCTCACAAACCAGAAGCAGTTCTAGAAAAAGCTGTTAAAGGTATGTTACCTAAAGGTCCTCTTGGTTATGCAATGATCAAGAAAATGAAAGTGTATGCAGGTACTGAGCATCCACACGCTGCTCAACAGCCACAAGTTTTGGACATCTAA
- the rpsI gene encoding 30S ribosomal protein S9, with amino-acid sequence MATNYGTGRRKTATARVFLSAGTGKLVINNRTLEQYFGRETARMVVNQPLELLEATDKYDLYITVAGGGIGGQAGAIRHGITRALIASDETLKPALRQAGFVTRDAREVERKKLGLRKARKRPQFSKR; translated from the coding sequence ATGGCTACTAATTATGGTACAGGTCGCCGTAAGACCGCAACTGCACGTGTTTTCCTATCAGCTGGTACTGGTAAACTCGTAATTAACAACCGTACTCTTGAACAGTATTTCGGTCGTGAAACTGCTCGTATGGTTGTTAACCAACCACTTGAGCTTCTTGAAGCTACTGACAAATATGACCTTTACATCACTGTTGCTGGTGGTGGTATTGGTGGTCAAGCAGGCGCTATCCGTCACGGTATTACTCGTGCATTGATCGCTTCTGACGAAACTTTAAAACCTGCTCTTCGTCAAGCTGGTTTCGTTACTCGTGATGCTCGTGAAGTTGAACGTAAGAAACTTGGTTTACGTAAAGCTCGTAAACGTCCTCAGTTCTCTAAACGTTAA